ACCGGTGTGGCCGGGGACGAGATCCGAAAAACTCGACGCTATGCCGATGGCCGGCTTTTTCATTTCCGATCTTGAAAGTCCCGTTCCGTATAAAAGAGCCCTGTTGGGTGTTCTTTCAAAACCTTTTCTCGCTTTATCGCTTCTCATTTTTTATCCTCCGATAAGATATAGTCCCGGCGGTAAAACCGTGTTTTTTATTCAAGAACGGCTTTGCGGCGGATCCTGTTTATAAGCGCCTCGTCAATACCGGGAAGACCTTTGATCTCACTGAGTTCCCATATCTCGCCCATCTTGCCCCTGTACTCAATAATGCTTTTCGCGGCACGCCGTGTCATATCGGGAAGCTCCATCAGCTCAACCTCACTGGCGGTGTTCAGATTGATCTTACCTGCGGGGGCGGCTTTCTTCACCTCGGCGGGCCCGGACGAAACAGAACCTATTGATATCACCTCTTCACCTCCGCCTCCGGAGGGGGATGAAACGGTTTTCTTCAAAAGCTCGTCAAGAGAAAAACTTTTGGCTATTTCTATTTTGGGAGGCGCGAGGACCGCTTTTATTTTCACATCTTCCGGGACGGGTATTCCGCTGTTCTTCAAATGAATGATCACGGCTAAAAAGGAAAAAGCTATTCCCAGAAGTATGACGGCGCCCTGCCGGGGGCTGATCTGCGTATCGCCTATTCTCACTTTATGCCTCCCCTACCTTTTGAGCAGCTTGTAAACAATGCTCTCGACGAGCGCCTGCCATGACGCCTCTACGACATCCTCGGAAACGCCCGTTGTCGTCCATCTGTCAACGCCGTCGGTGGATTCTATAAAAACCCGCACGGCGGCGGCTGTCGCTTCAGCCGGATTGAGCACCCTGACCTTAAAATCCGTCAGCGAAATATCCTTCACACGAGGGAAAAAAGGTAGCAGCGCCTTACGGAGGCAGTTGTCCAGCGCGTTGACCGGGCCATCGCCCTCGGCGGCCTCATAAACGGTTTTTCCCTTCACCATGAGTTTCACCGAAGCCTCGCATTTTTTCCTGTCGAGGCCGTATTCAAGAATGACTCTGCAGCTCTTCACGTCAAAAAACGAAGGCGCCCTGCCCTCTATCTTTTGCACAAGGAGCTTGAGCGAAGCGCTGGCCGCCTCATACTGATAGCCGGCCGCCTCACGAAGTTTTATCTCTTTCAGCACGGCGTTGAGGTTTTCCTTATCTTCAAGATTTATATCGAGCTGTTTCCCTTGGGCTTTGAGATTGGCCTGGCCGGAAAGATCTGATATCAGTATGCGCCTCTCGTTGCCGACGGACTCAGGCCTCAGATGCTCGTAAGTAGCGGCGTTTTTCATAACCGCCGACACGTGGACGCCCCCCTTATGGGCGAAAGCGCTCCGGCCGACGAAGGGCTGCTCTTTCTTCGGTATGAGGTTGGCGACCTCGTCTATGTAACGCGACACCTTTGTCAGCTTCCTTATTTCTTTTGCTGTGATATTTTTCACCCCTGCGCCTTTTTTAAGGACAAGATTGGCCATGACAGATGCCAGATTCGCGTTGCCGCACCTTTCCCCCCATCCGTTGATCGTGCCCTGCACCATTTCGGCTCCCGCCTCAACAGCCATGAGAGAATTCGCCACCGCGAGGTCACAGTCATTGTGCGCGTGAATACCAAATTTACTTTTCGGAAAGCGCGTGCGGACAGCTTTCATTATATCCGTTATCTCACAGGGCATGCTGCCGCCGTTCGTGTCGCAGAGGCAGAGCCAGTCGGCGCCGGCCGCGTCAGCCGCCCCAAGCGTTGAAAGGGCATACTCTCTGTTTTCTTTGTAGCCGTCGAAAAAATGTTCGGCGTCATAGATCACCTCTTTCCCCGTTTTTTTCAGATATTTGACCGAATCTTTTATCATGTTGATATTTTCATCCGGCGTCGTCCCCAAAGCCTCTTTCACATGCAGGAGAGAGGTCTTGCCGAATATGCAGAAAGCATCGGGCTTAGCCTTCACCAGCTGTATGAGATTCTTGTCCGACGAGGCAGGGATATTTTTTCTGCGGGTGGAACCGAACGCAACCAGTTTTGAGGGCGAGAGCGCTATTTTCTGCATACTCTTGAAAAAACCCGCGTCTTTCGGATTTGATCCGGGCCAGCCGCCCTCGATGTAATGGATGCCGAGCTTTTTCAGAGCCTTCGCTATGTTTATCTTGTCTTCTATGCCGAGGGATATGCCCTCCGCCTGGGTGCCGTCCCTCAGAGTGGTGTCAAAAAGAATCACTTTTGTCATAACTTGAATTCCTTAGCTATCACTTTCACCGCCTTAGCCGTGTTTTTCTCGTCTATAACGCAGGATATCTTTATCTCCGAAGTGGAGATCATCTCTATGTTTATTTTGTTTTTCGCCAGCACCCTGAAAAGCCTTGACGCCACGCCGCTGTGAGTCTTCATGCCGCTTCCGACGATTGACACCTTGGCGATATTTTCTTTAACCAGGATATCCCTGATCTGCATCTTCTTTCTGACGGCTTCAAGGATTTTACGGGCCCTGTTGAGCTCGCTCCTCTTCACGGTGAATGAAATATCGTTAACGGGCGTTCCTGATTCCGGTGAACTCTTCGCGGACGACTGGATTATCATATCCACGCAGATGTTCTTATCGCTGAGCGCCTCAAATATGTCCGCCGCTATGCCCGGCCTGTCCGGCACTCCCGACACATTGATCTTCGCCTGATCCTTATCCTCCGTCACACTCCTCACAACCAGTTTCTCCAGCAATTTATCCTCCCCGCATATAATGGTGCCCTTCTTTCTGCTGAAAGTGCAGGCGACCTCAAAAGACACATTTCTGTTTTTCGCAAGCTCCACGGCGCGCGCCTGCATGACGCCC
The genomic region above belongs to Candidatus Omnitrophota bacterium and contains:
- a CDS encoding helix-hairpin-helix domain-containing protein, whose product is MRIGDTQISPRQGAVILLGIAFSFLAVIIHLKNSGIPVPEDVKIKAVLAPPKIEIAKSFSLDELLKKTVSSPSGGGGEEVISIGSVSSGPAEVKKAAPAGKINLNTASEVELMELPDMTRRAAKSIIEYRGKMGEIWELSEIKGLPGIDEALINRIRRKAVLE
- a CDS encoding citramalate synthase, coding for MTKVILFDTTLRDGTQAEGISLGIEDKINIAKALKKLGIHYIEGGWPGSNPKDAGFFKSMQKIALSPSKLVAFGSTRRKNIPASSDKNLIQLVKAKPDAFCIFGKTSLLHVKEALGTTPDENINMIKDSVKYLKKTGKEVIYDAEHFFDGYKENREYALSTLGAADAAGADWLCLCDTNGGSMPCEITDIMKAVRTRFPKSKFGIHAHNDCDLAVANSLMAVEAGAEMVQGTINGWGERCGNANLASVMANLVLKKGAGVKNITAKEIRKLTKVSRYIDEVANLIPKKEQPFVGRSAFAHKGGVHVSAVMKNAATYEHLRPESVGNERRILISDLSGQANLKAQGKQLDINLEDKENLNAVLKEIKLREAAGYQYEAASASLKLLVQKIEGRAPSFFDVKSCRVILEYGLDRKKCEASVKLMVKGKTVYEAAEGDGPVNALDNCLRKALLPFFPRVKDISLTDFKVRVLNPAEATAAAVRVFIESTDGVDRWTTTGVSEDVVEASWQALVESIVYKLLKR